Below is a genomic region from Streptantibioticus cattleyicolor NRRL 8057 = DSM 46488.
CGGCTCGTCGCCCACCCCCACCCGTCCGTCGGCGAGGACGACGTAGCACGGCCGGTCCAGCGCGGCGACCGCGTCGCGGATACCGGCCCGGTCGAAGCGCACGGTGGTCACGGCGCCTCCCACGGGGTGTGCAGCGCGATCCCGTCGACGGCGTAGATGCGCAGCCCGTCACGCCAGACGCTGCCGTCCGCCACCGCGACCAGCCGCCCGTCCGCCACGCGCACCTCCCGCAGGTGCACCTCCGCCTGGACCTCGCGGTCGCGCGGCAGGATCTGCCCCCGGTACGTCCAGCGCAGCACCTGCCCGGGGACCGGCACGAGCCCGCGCACCGCCTCCTCGGACAGCCTGCCGCCGTGCAGCAGAAGGAACTTCAGCGCCTGGAACAGCGTCTCCACCCCGCACGACCCGGGCAGCACCGGGTCGTCGAGGAAGTGGTGGGCGAAGTACCAGTCGTCCGCCCGCACGGCCCTGGTCACCAGCAGGCACCCCAGCCCGTACCGCCCGCCGTCCGGGACGAGGACGCACTCGGCGCCGGACAGCAGCGCGAGGCGGCCGTGGCCGAGCGGCGGCCCGTCGTCCGCGTCGAGCCGGCGGGCCGAGGGCGGCGGCGCCTCCAGGCCGAGCAGCCACGGCGGGACACGGCGACCGCCGTCGAGGCCCTGCTGCCGGGCGAGCACCGGCCGGGTGAAGAACCCGTGCACGGTCTCCCCCTGCTGGAACACCTCGTCGTCCACGGCGAGTTCGAAGGCGTACCGCTGGAGCACCGCACCCGGCAGCGGGGTGTGCGCCAGCAGCGTGGTGCGCTGGCGGACGGTACGGCCGCACAGCCGGACCGGGCGCAGCAGATGGCTGTGGCCCTCCAGGTTGCGGACGGTGAAGTCCTCGCCGGGGTGTTCCAGGCTGGTGCCCAGTGCGGCCCCGACGAACGCCGTCGCCTGCAGGGCGCTCTCCAGATGCGCGAACCAGGGGAAGACGCCGCCGTTCTCCCGTACGTACCAGGGGACTTCGGGGACGTCGTACTCGGTGGTGTGCACCGAGCCGAGTGGCCGGTCGCGGCGTGGCGCGGTCAGCAGGCGGTCGAGCATCAGCATGTCGCCGCGGGGCAGCCGGGGGCGTACCCGGGCCGCCGTGGTGTGGGCGGCGGGGCCGTAGGTGACGGCGAGGTCGCCCTCGGCGGCGTGGGCCATGTGGAGTTCGTCGGCGTGGACACGTTCGCCGCGGCTGGAGCGGCGGACGGTGCCGGTGGCCGGGTCCGGGGCGACGCGGGAACCGGGCGCCTCCCGCAGGGCCACGCCCGGACCGCGTACCCAGGCGACGGTGCCGCGGGCGTCGCAGACCCGTACGTCCGCCACGAGATGGGGGCGCGGCACCAGTCCGATCGCCGTGATGTCGGCGCCCAGCGCCAGCGGGCCGGCGAGCCGGGCGACGTCGCGGACGTGGACGGTGAGCGGCGCCCCCCGCAGCGGGTGGACGAAGGGGGCGGGCAGGCACAGGTGGAGCCCTTGGTGGAGGGCGTGCACCCCGAGCAACTGCCATACGGCACGCACCAGTTCGGTCCAGCCACGGTTGCCGGCGGGGGCGGCCGGCACGGTGGCCGTGACGTGCCCCAGCCCGTGCCGGCCGGCCCCGGGACCGGTCGGCACGGCCGAGGCGAGCAGGTCGAGCCCGGTGTGGCGGCACCAGTCGGGGTGGGCGCCCGGGGCCTGGGGACCGTCGAAGACCTCCTGGATCCGTCCGGCGGCGAGGGCGTCGAGACCGGCCCGGGACAGCACGTGCCGGGAAGCCCGTCGCAGGGGCCGCCACTGTGGCGGTACCGGGGGTACGGGGGAGTGGCAGTCGTGCGCGTCCGGTGGCGTCGCCCGGTGGGCCTCGGCCAGGATCCGTCCGTTCTGCCGGACCGTCCAGCCGGGCGGATCGGTGACCGCGAGCCCCAACAGCCGGGCGGCGCCAGATTCTTGACACCACGTCAGCTCGATGTGGACGGCTCCGGCCGGACCGGCGAGAGCGAGGGCACGTTCCCCTTCGGCGAGGACCGCGGCCGTGGTGGCGGACGGCCGCTCGGCGGCGCGCCGGCCCGGCACCGGTGGCGCGTCGGGGGCCAGCCCCTGCAACTGCGTCAGGAGCAGGTCGCCGAGGGCGCGGTGGGCGTTGAGCACGGTGGAGTGGGCCGGGACGGCAGCGGCGGGGTCGCCGAGCGCCGGATCGTCCATGGTCGTCGTCCCTTCGAAAGGCGGGGGTGCCGTGGGGTCACGCCGGGTCGGGGTGGGGGACGGGCCAGGCGGCGCGGCTGCCGAGCTGCGGTGCGGCGACGATGCCCTTCAGGCCGCTCCAGCGTTGCAGGACGGTGCCGTCGGGCAGGCAGGCCGTCACGGCGCAGGTCAGCTCCAGCGGGTTGTGGTCGAGCAGTTCCGCAGTGATGGTGAAGGGCTCGCCGTCCGGCAGCGGCGCGAGGAGTTCGACCCGTTCCACCGCGACGGGCAGGCAGCGGTGACCGCAGACCCGCCGGCCGAGCAGCGCGGCGGCCTGGAGGAGGAGATCGGCCAGCGCCGGGCTGTGGTACGCGCCCGCGTAGGCGCCGCCGGCCAGCGGGGGATCGGGCAGGCACGCCTGGACGGTCAGCCGGGCGTCGTCCTCGTGGAGCACCGGTCCCAGCCCGCGCAGCAGCGGCCCGTGGAAGAGGAACCCCTCGTCGTAGGCCGGGTGGAACAGGAACGGCGGCGGCGCAGCGGCGGCCGGGGCGGCGGGCGCCGGACGCGGGACGCCGGTGTCCTCGGCCGTGCGGAAGACGCCCTCGTAGCGCGGTACCGCGGGCGCCGCGTCGTCGTGGACGGTCACCGTGGTCCCGCCGTCCGGACGCGGGCGCAGCACGACGCGGGCGCGCGCCGGGTGGGCGCCGTTCAGCACCAGCCCCTTGCGGACCCGGAAGTCGCGGACCTCGGTCACCGCCCGGCCGCCCGCGGTGCGCTCCACGGCGCCCAGGCACCAGCCGATCGCCGCGGTCATCGGGAGCACCGGGTGGCCGTCGATGGTGTGGTCGCGCAGCACCGGTTCGGCGGCGAGACCGGTCAGGTCCCGCAGCAACTCG
It encodes:
- a CDS encoding hotdog family protein produces the protein MDDPALGDPAAAVPAHSTVLNAHRALGDLLLTQLQGLAPDAPPVPGRRAAERPSATTAAVLAEGERALALAGPAGAVHIELTWCQESGAARLLGLAVTDPPGWTVRQNGRILAEAHRATPPDAHDCHSPVPPVPPQWRPLRRASRHVLSRAGLDALAAGRIQEVFDGPQAPGAHPDWCRHTGLDLLASAVPTGPGAGRHGLGHVTATVPAAPAGNRGWTELVRAVWQLLGVHALHQGLHLCLPAPFVHPLRGAPLTVHVRDVARLAGPLALGADITAIGLVPRPHLVADVRVCDARGTVAWVRGPGVALREAPGSRVAPDPATGTVRRSSRGERVHADELHMAHAAEGDLAVTYGPAAHTTAARVRPRLPRGDMLMLDRLLTAPRRDRPLGSVHTTEYDVPEVPWYVRENGGVFPWFAHLESALQATAFVGAALGTSLEHPGEDFTVRNLEGHSHLLRPVRLCGRTVRQRTTLLAHTPLPGAVLQRYAFELAVDDEVFQQGETVHGFFTRPVLARQQGLDGGRRVPPWLLGLEAPPPSARRLDADDGPPLGHGRLALLSGAECVLVPDGGRYGLGCLLVTRAVRADDWYFAHHFLDDPVLPGSCGVETLFQALKFLLLHGGRLSEEAVRGLVPVPGQVLRWTYRGQILPRDREVQAEVHLREVRVADGRLVAVADGSVWRDGLRIYAVDGIALHTPWEAP